The sequence GACCGATGATATTCTTTGGTGAAATGTCATATCTCGCCGTGATATCTTGCACCAACTCCGCGACCTTTTTAATCTGCAACTCATTAAATGGCACATAATGCTCATAAGGATAATACGCCAACTGACCGTCTTTTAGGGCATTTTGATATTCAGGCGCAATCCCTGCATTGACAATTTCGATGCCGATAGAGGTATCGTTCAATATCGTCCGTCCTGCAAAGCCGCCATCACCCGCATGCCAAGCGCGCTCGTTTTCTGGTACGAGGTTATAAATTTTATCATCGTCATTATCTAACACTAAATAGTGCGCGCTGACCTTGCCTGTGGTCAGTGTTTTGATGGATCGGTCATTATCTGACACCGTGTAGTGCAGCAGGATGGTTTTAATGCGCTCGCTTTTGCCAGTGGCTTGGTAGGTTTTACTGTCCACGATGTAGCTTTTGGTGGTCGCGACTGGAGAGGTCGTGGTCACGCAGCCAATTAAAGGCAGTGTTAGGCCAAACGCTAAGAATATGTTTTTTACCATGAAATGCTCTGTGTAAATAAAGGTGAGCTTTGATATAGTCGTTTCAATATGATTTGGATACAAGGAAGGCGAGCGAAAGTACTACAAATAGTAGACTAAGCGAGCCTGACACCGTATCTGATTTATATAGGATTGACTATACTTGCCTT is a genomic window of Psychrobacter cibarius containing:
- a CDS encoding N-acetylmuramoyl-L-alanine amidase, coding for MVKNIFLAFGLTLPLIGCVTTTSPVATTKSYIVDSKTYQATGKSERIKTILLHYTVSDNDRSIKTLTTGKVSAHYLVLDNDDDKIYNLVPENERAWHAGDGGFAGRTILNDTSIGIEIVNAGIAPEYQNALKDGQLAYYPYEHYVPFNELQIKKVAELVQDITARYDISPKNIIGHSDMAPSRKIDPGAKFPWEQLYKQYGIGAWYDNADKFAFTDIEAFAAATIPELKQQFRDYGYQINSSDEWDKASRDVIYAFQLHFRPRNPTGTVDLETYAILKALNKKYADSDDFY